One genomic segment of Synechocystis sp. LKSZ1 includes these proteins:
- a CDS encoding CemA protein has product MALVNWWQQLNQWTSQQALQALERAYQAALAIQALELAHFGGGKISPTTEIGQSTYQYFKISLDRELRRVRLNLLQFQGGKTWLANLSASSTVSTPEDEILQRLSTIEAIVGKYRTTEEDLGLEGVPMAPQTSTTEDSEHRSLLTPMTDEKTGQKTWGIRRPFDPNSEQEIVQQFRQLRQQRKIALRFLIVLVIVPVLVQTLSKNLIFSPIFNHLRIQSVKLEEIEFKQEIIQESIEEFVHFKEGLEIYELLKGEDSHLDKTERLREKAQEIILQAARRSQEGVKNIFADLTSLAAFVLLVIVFRRQFTIARQFLSRYFLGLSDVTKVFIFILLTDTFVGFHSAEGWEVILGTLMTHLGIPENRNFIFLFIATIPVILDSIFKLLIFNYFTRQSPSAVAILEKMQK; this is encoded by the coding sequence ATGGCCCTTGTGAACTGGTGGCAACAACTAAATCAATGGACAAGTCAACAGGCCCTACAGGCCCTGGAACGAGCCTACCAAGCGGCCCTGGCTATCCAGGCCCTAGAGCTAGCGCATTTTGGTGGTGGCAAAATTAGCCCAACAACCGAGATTGGCCAAAGCACCTACCAATATTTCAAAATCAGCCTTGACCGGGAATTACGGCGCGTCCGTCTCAATCTTCTGCAATTTCAGGGGGGCAAGACCTGGCTGGCTAACCTCAGTGCTTCCTCAACAGTCTCGACCCCGGAAGACGAGATTCTGCAACGCCTCAGCACTATTGAGGCCATTGTGGGCAAGTATCGAACAACGGAAGAAGACCTAGGGCTAGAGGGGGTTCCGATGGCCCCGCAGACAAGTACGACCGAAGATTCTGAACATCGCTCGCTCCTCACCCCCATGACCGATGAAAAAACGGGGCAGAAAACCTGGGGAATCCGCCGGCCCTTTGACCCCAATTCAGAGCAGGAAATTGTCCAGCAATTTCGTCAACTCCGACAACAGCGGAAAATTGCCCTGCGTTTTTTGATTGTTTTGGTGATTGTGCCAGTGTTGGTTCAGACCTTGTCTAAAAACTTGATTTTTAGCCCGATTTTCAATCATCTGAGGATTCAATCTGTCAAATTAGAAGAAATCGAGTTTAAGCAGGAAATTATTCAGGAATCAATTGAGGAATTTGTTCACTTTAAAGAAGGTCTGGAGATTTATGAACTGCTCAAAGGAGAAGACAGTCACCTAGATAAAACGGAACGACTACGGGAAAAGGCCCAGGAAATTATTCTCCAAGCCGCTCGTCGCAGTCAGGAGGGCGTTAAAAATATTTTTGCGGATCTGACTTCTTTGGCTGCTTTCGTTTTGCTGGTTATCGTCTTTCGCCGGCAGTTTACCATTGCTCGCCAGTTCCTTAGTCGCTACTTTTTAGGACTCAGTGATGTCACCAAGGTCTTTATTTTCATCTTGCTAACGGATACCTTTGTGGGCTTTCACTCAGCAGAAGGTTGGGAAGTGATTTTAGGAACATTAATGACTCATTTAGGTATTCCCGAAAATCGCAACTTTATTTTTCTCTTTATTGCAACGATACCCGTTATTCTGGACTCCATTTTTAAGTTGCTGATTTTTAACTACTTTACCCGCCAATCGCCTTCTGCCGTTGCCATCCTGGAGAAGATGCAAAAGTAA
- the hemB gene encoding porphobilinogen synthase, which produces MFPVTRPRRLRQTAPLRRMVRETVLTANDLIYPLFAVPGTSVAQEVKSMPGVYQLSVDKIVEEAKEVYDLGIPAIILFGIPEDKDNDATGAWHDCGIVQKAATAVKQAVPNLVVIADTCLCEYTSHGHCGYLETGDLTGRVLNDPTLELLKKTAVSQARAGADIIAPSGMMDGFVQAIREGLDEAGFGDTPILSYAAKYASAYYGPFRDAAESSPQFGDRRTYQMDPGNGREALKEVELDMLEGADMLMVKPALSYMDIIWRVKEITNLPVAAYNVSGEYSMVKAAALNGWIDEKKVTLETLTSFKRAGADLILTYHAKDAVRWLAEQD; this is translated from the coding sequence ATGTTTCCTGTGACTCGTCCCCGCCGCCTCCGCCAAACTGCTCCCCTGCGCCGTATGGTGCGGGAAACGGTTTTAACGGCGAATGATTTAATTTATCCCCTCTTTGCTGTGCCGGGAACCAGTGTGGCCCAGGAAGTAAAATCGATGCCGGGGGTGTATCAACTTTCGGTGGATAAAATTGTCGAGGAAGCGAAGGAAGTTTATGACCTGGGGATTCCGGCGATCATTTTGTTTGGCATTCCCGAAGATAAAGATAATGATGCCACCGGAGCCTGGCATGATTGCGGCATTGTCCAAAAAGCGGCTACAGCCGTCAAGCAAGCGGTTCCCAACCTGGTGGTCATTGCCGATACCTGTCTGTGTGAATATACCAGCCATGGCCATTGTGGCTATCTCGAAACGGGGGATTTAACCGGCCGCGTCTTAAACGACCCCACCCTAGAACTACTGAAAAAAACGGCGGTTTCCCAGGCCCGGGCTGGGGCCGATATTATTGCGCCCTCCGGCATGATGGATGGCTTTGTCCAGGCTATTCGGGAGGGTTTGGATGAAGCGGGTTTCGGGGATACGCCCATTCTTTCCTACGCCGCCAAGTACGCTTCCGCCTACTATGGCCCCTTCCGCGATGCCGCCGAGTCTTCGCCCCAGTTTGGCGACCGCCGTACCTACCAGATGGACCCCGGCAATGGCCGGGAGGCCCTGAAGGAGGTGGAATTGGATATGCTGGAAGGGGCCGATATGCTGATGGTTAAACCGGCCCTGTCCTACATGGACATTATCTGGCGCGTCAAAGAAATCACCAATCTGCCCGTGGCCGCCTACAACGTTTCCGGGGAATATTCCATGGTCAAAGCGGCGGCCCTCAATGGCTGGATTGATGAGAAAAAAGTCACCCTGGAAACCCTGACCAGCTTTAAACGGGCCGGAGCCGATCTGATCCTGACTTACCACGCCAAGGATGCCGTGCGCTGGCTAGCCGAGCAGGACTAG
- a CDS encoding DUF58 domain-containing protein: MVPTLRFYLLLALGGLLAMGLAQGFGQGIALGGLGLYDVVLITFGLIDARQARKQRIQVQRLPFGPLSIGRDNVIHLSLTSQGQAARVWIRDAYPSQFIVSQHTLRAALQPRSQQILSYSLQPNQRGQYPWGQIQVRQLGPWGLSWQDWRIPATTSVAVHPDLMALKSLSIRLTLESSGNLRQARRLGLGTEFTELRDYQQGDDLRYVDWKATARRARPLVRVLEPDREQTVMILLDRGRLMTAQVAGLQRFDWGLNTALALALAALHRGDRVGLGVFDQQIAAWLPPERGLARLSLMLDTVSPLQPVLQEPDYVGAISRLVSQQTRRALVVVITDLIDETASAELLAALVRLMPRYLPFCVTLRDPQVDQLAEMPIQTISQAYRQAVARHLLEQRRVALAKLKQRGGLVLDAPASQVSQQLVDQYLRLKAKTLL, translated from the coding sequence ATGGTGCCCACCCTCCGCTTTTATTTGTTGCTGGCCCTGGGGGGCCTCCTGGCCATGGGCTTAGCCCAGGGTTTTGGCCAAGGCATTGCCCTGGGAGGGTTGGGCCTCTACGATGTCGTCTTAATTACCTTCGGGCTAATCGATGCCCGCCAGGCCAGAAAACAACGGATACAGGTTCAGCGTTTGCCCTTTGGCCCCCTTTCCATTGGGCGGGATAATGTCATTCACCTTAGCTTGACCAGTCAAGGACAGGCTGCTCGGGTCTGGATTCGGGATGCCTACCCCAGTCAATTTATTGTTTCTCAGCATACCCTCCGCGCCGCTCTACAGCCGCGTTCTCAACAGATTCTCAGCTATAGCCTCCAGCCTAACCAACGGGGCCAGTACCCATGGGGGCAAATCCAGGTGCGCCAGTTGGGGCCCTGGGGCCTGAGTTGGCAAGACTGGCGGATTCCAGCGACGACCAGCGTGGCGGTTCATCCTGACCTCATGGCCTTGAAATCCCTCAGTATTCGCTTAACGTTGGAGAGTTCGGGTAACCTGCGCCAAGCGAGACGACTGGGCCTAGGCACAGAATTTACGGAATTGCGCGACTATCAACAGGGGGATGACCTCCGCTACGTCGATTGGAAAGCAACGGCCCGGCGGGCCCGGCCCCTCGTCCGTGTCCTGGAACCCGACCGAGAACAAACAGTGATGATCTTGCTCGACCGGGGCCGCTTAATGACGGCTCAAGTCGCTGGCCTGCAACGCTTTGATTGGGGCCTGAATACGGCCCTGGCCTTGGCCCTGGCGGCCCTGCATCGCGGCGACCGAGTCGGTTTAGGCGTATTTGATCAACAGATTGCCGCTTGGCTTCCACCGGAACGGGGCCTGGCCCGACTTTCCCTAATGCTAGACACCGTGAGCCCGCTCCAACCTGTCCTCCAGGAACCGGATTACGTCGGGGCCATCTCTCGTCTGGTAAGTCAACAAACCCGTCGGGCCCTGGTGGTAGTGATCACGGATCTAATTGATGAAACTGCCTCGGCGGAACTCTTGGCGGCCCTGGTGCGGCTCATGCCCCGCTATCTGCCCTTTTGCGTCACTCTGCGTGACCCCCAGGTAGACCAGTTGGCCGAAATGCCAATTCAGACCATTAGCCAGGCCTATCGTCAAGCCGTTGCTCGTCATTTGCTAGAGCAACGCCGGGTGGCCCTGGCGAAACTGAAGCAACGGGGCGGCCTGGTTCTGGATGCCCCCGCGTCCCAAGTCAGTCAACAATTGGTTGACCAGTATCTCCGTCTCAAGGCCAAAACCCTACTCTGA
- a CDS encoding cupin domain-containing protein produces the protein MMNPLPLPALQTLIDHLQLSPHPEGGYFRETYRAPESIPQSVLPPRFQGERQFSTAIYFLLPEGGISCLHRIAADEVWHFYLGGPLTIVQMHPDQGLKTTQLGPDLLAGEILQWVVPAGWWFGAYCPLGSGYSLVGCTVAPGFDFADFEMAERQALQAEMGHHPSAQPWIEKLTPDLL, from the coding sequence ATGATGAATCCCCTTCCCCTACCGGCATTGCAAACCCTGATCGACCATTTGCAGCTGAGTCCCCATCCTGAAGGGGGTTATTTTCGCGAAACTTACCGGGCCCCGGAAAGTATTCCCCAGTCCGTTTTACCGCCCCGTTTTCAGGGAGAGCGTCAATTCTCAACGGCCATTTATTTTTTGTTGCCGGAAGGCGGAATCTCTTGCCTCCATCGCATTGCCGCTGATGAAGTCTGGCATTTTTATTTAGGTGGCCCTTTAACCATCGTGCAGATGCATCCTGACCAAGGCTTAAAAACAACTCAACTTGGCCCGGATCTACTGGCTGGAGAAATACTCCAGTGGGTTGTCCCCGCCGGTTGGTGGTTTGGGGCCTATTGTCCCCTGGGTAGTGGCTACAGTCTGGTGGGGTGTACCGTAGCCCCCGGCTTTGACTTTGCCGATTTTGAAATGGCCGAGCGACAAGCTTTGCAAGCGGAGATGGGGCATCATCCCAGCGCCCAACCTTGGATCGAAAAGCTGACCCCTGACCTTCTCTAG
- a CDS encoding carbohydrate kinase has protein sequence MMITAPQVLCLGEMLYDCLADQSGFEFSQVQSWTRYPGGAPANVACGLVKLGIPAGFIGCVGDDGLGQALTAVLQAVGVELGGLQVVPGWPTRQVYVTRTPEGERQFAGFGATATTDFADTQLRADLFPAFLFQSAQYLVLGTLGLASHPSAEAIRQALQQARGQQVQIFLDINWRPVFWPEPNQAPDIIKALLKDVDILKCTDEEAEWLFHTTDPQTIQNQYPNLRGVLVTAGAKGCSYHLGAWGGHIPAFAVAVQDTTGAGDAFVAGFLAQVCTLGERLWQEASLASQAIRYASAVGALTTRLPGAIAAQPTFEQVQTFLAQAPRVC, from the coding sequence ATGATGATAACGGCTCCCCAAGTTCTCTGCCTCGGTGAAATGTTGTACGACTGCCTCGCCGATCAAAGCGGCTTTGAATTTTCCCAAGTCCAGTCCTGGACTCGCTATCCAGGCGGCGCACCGGCTAACGTGGCCTGTGGTCTGGTGAAGTTGGGCATTCCTGCTGGCTTTATTGGTTGTGTGGGAGACGATGGCCTCGGTCAAGCACTGACGGCAGTCCTACAAGCCGTAGGAGTCGAGCTCGGCGGACTCCAGGTGGTGCCGGGCTGGCCAACTCGGCAAGTCTACGTTACCCGGACTCCAGAGGGTGAGCGTCAATTTGCGGGTTTTGGCGCCACTGCCACCACGGATTTTGCCGATACGCAACTCCGGGCCGACTTGTTTCCGGCTTTTCTATTTCAGTCAGCGCAGTACTTAGTCTTGGGAACCCTAGGCCTAGCGAGCCATCCCAGTGCTGAAGCCATCCGCCAGGCCCTGCAACAGGCCCGAGGACAACAGGTTCAAATATTCCTGGATATCAATTGGCGGCCGGTGTTTTGGCCTGAACCCAACCAGGCCCCTGACATCATTAAGGCCCTGCTGAAGGATGTCGATATTCTCAAATGTACTGACGAAGAGGCAGAATGGCTTTTTCACACCACTGACCCCCAGACTATTCAAAACCAGTATCCGAACCTGCGGGGCGTTCTGGTAACTGCGGGGGCCAAGGGCTGTTCCTATCACTTAGGAGCTTGGGGCGGCCATATCCCCGCCTTTGCGGTTGCTGTCCAGGATACAACGGGGGCCGGTGATGCTTTTGTTGCCGGATTCCTGGCCCAGGTCTGTACCCTTGGGGAACGCCTGTGGCAAGAGGCGTCCCTCGCCAGCCAGGCTATTCGCTATGCCAGTGCCGTGGGGGCCTTAACCACTCGACTGCCAGGAGCCATTGCGGCGCAACCGACGTTCGAACAGGTACAAACCTTTTTGGCCCAGGCCCCTAGAGTTTGCTGA
- a CDS encoding DUF4079 domain-containing protein, with protein MPESLKIYSQFGHPLLMWALLGLSIYAMVLGFQSRKIRSADAETRKELIKKDVKTKHYLVGSALLALMVLGTVGGMAVTYWNNGKLFVGPHLLVGLGMTTLIAVSAALSPLMQKGNELARITHITLNITLIGLFGWQAVTGVEIVQRIISKL; from the coding sequence ATGCCAGAATCCCTTAAAATCTATAGTCAATTTGGTCATCCCCTGTTGATGTGGGCCCTGCTAGGGCTATCCATCTATGCCATGGTGTTGGGTTTTCAGTCCCGTAAAATCCGTTCCGCCGATGCCGAAACTCGCAAGGAATTAATTAAGAAAGATGTGAAGACCAAGCATTATCTGGTGGGCTCGGCTCTGCTGGCCCTGATGGTGCTAGGAACCGTGGGTGGCATGGCTGTGACCTACTGGAATAATGGCAAACTCTTTGTCGGCCCCCATCTACTCGTTGGCCTAGGGATGACTACTCTGATTGCCGTGTCGGCGGCCCTGTCTCCCCTGATGCAAAAGGGTAATGAGCTGGCCCGGATCACTCATATCACCCTCAACATCACCCTGATCGGCCTCTTTGGCTGGCAAGCGGTAACAGGGGTGGAAATTGTTCAGCGCATCATCAGCAAACTCTAG
- the hslO gene encoding Hsp33 family molecular chaperone HslO: protein MADQLIRATAAEGGIRAVGVITTRLTEVARQRHQLSYVATAALGRSMAAGLLLASSMKKEGSRVNIRIKGNGPMKGLLVDAGLDGTVRGYVQNPRVELPPTPQGKLNVGGAIGSEGYVYVIRDVGYGYPYSSTVELVSGEIGDDITHYLVSSEQTPSALLLGVFVGGEGVTAAGGLLIQIMPKAARDEALIELLESRIGPLKGFTPLLQAGKSLTDILHELLGDLGLTIFPDVQLVRFDCRCSFDRVLGALKMLGEDELLDMIEKDNGAEATCEFCGEVYQASRDHLGQLIADLRQEQAEA from the coding sequence ATGGCAGACCAGCTCATTCGTGCCACCGCCGCTGAGGGAGGAATCCGAGCCGTCGGTGTCATTACCACCCGACTAACTGAAGTGGCCCGTCAACGGCATCAACTGTCCTACGTGGCAACGGCGGCCCTGGGCCGGAGTATGGCGGCCGGGCTATTGCTGGCCTCCAGTATGAAAAAAGAAGGGTCACGGGTCAATATCCGCATTAAAGGAAATGGCCCCATGAAAGGGCTCCTTGTTGATGCGGGCCTGGATGGCACCGTGCGGGGCTACGTCCAGAATCCTCGGGTGGAATTGCCGCCAACCCCCCAAGGTAAACTGAATGTGGGCGGGGCCATTGGTTCCGAGGGCTACGTTTACGTGATCCGTGATGTGGGCTACGGTTATCCCTACTCCAGCACGGTAGAACTGGTCTCGGGGGAAATTGGCGATGACATTACCCATTACCTGGTTAGCTCCGAACAAACCCCATCGGCCCTCCTGCTAGGGGTGTTCGTCGGGGGGGAAGGGGTGACAGCGGCCGGGGGTCTGTTGATCCAAATCATGCCCAAGGCGGCTCGCGATGAAGCCTTAATTGAACTGCTGGAGTCCCGCATTGGCCCCCTCAAGGGTTTTACGCCTCTGCTCCAGGCCGGTAAATCCCTGACGGATATTTTGCACGAATTGCTGGGGGATCTCGGCCTCACCATTTTCCCGGATGTCCAACTCGTCCGCTTTGATTGCCGCTGTTCCTTTGATCGCGTGCTGGGGGCCCTCAAGATGCTCGGGGAAGACGAACTGCTAGACATGATCGAAAAGGACAATGGCGCGGAGGCCACCTGCGAGTTTTGCGGCGAAGTTTACCAGGCCAGTCGGGATCACTTGGGGCAATTAATTGCTGACCTACGCCAAGAGCAGGCGGAAGCCTAG
- a CDS encoding DegT/DnrJ/EryC1/StrS family aminotransferase → MNKLPPVDLARQYQQIDAEASAAALAVLRSGYYIGGTVVSEFEQAFAQSVGMPHCVSCNSGTDALYLALRALGIGPGDEVITSAFTFFATAEMISAAGAKPVFIDIDPATFNLNPSLIEAAITPRTKAIMPVHLFGQAVDMTQVMALANQYQLKVIEDCAQATGAQWQGKTVGSWGDVGAFSFFPTKNLGGCGDGGAMTVQSERLAAELRMLKEHGSRQRYYHEAIGVNSRLDALQAAVLQVKLRYLEQWNQARQILAQNYDRLLAPLPGIILPTALAGGIHVWNQYTIRVLSDTSSPSHRRDRVREQLLAQGIISMIYYPIPLHQQHVYGELGYGAGTLPHTEQVATEVLSLPLFPEMTVAEQERVVYALKEIL, encoded by the coding sequence GTGAATAAGCTCCCCCCCGTTGATTTAGCCCGCCAGTATCAGCAGATTGATGCCGAAGCCAGCGCCGCGGCCCTGGCCGTTCTACGCTCCGGTTACTACATCGGCGGCACGGTGGTTAGTGAGTTTGAACAGGCCTTTGCTCAGTCCGTGGGAATGCCCCATTGTGTTAGTTGTAATTCAGGAACGGATGCGCTTTACCTGGCCCTGCGGGCCTTGGGGATTGGCCCAGGCGATGAAGTGATTACCTCCGCCTTTACTTTTTTTGCCACCGCTGAAATGATTTCCGCTGCCGGGGCCAAGCCGGTATTTATCGACATTGACCCGGCCACCTTTAACCTCAATCCCTCATTAATTGAAGCGGCCATTACGCCTCGTACTAAGGCGATTATGCCGGTGCATTTGTTTGGTCAAGCGGTGGATATGACCCAGGTGATGGCCCTGGCGAACCAATACCAATTGAAGGTGATTGAGGACTGTGCCCAGGCCACGGGAGCCCAATGGCAAGGAAAAACCGTTGGTAGTTGGGGCGATGTGGGGGCCTTTAGTTTTTTCCCGACCAAAAACCTGGGGGGCTGTGGGGATGGTGGCGCCATGACCGTCCAGTCGGAACGCTTAGCCGCGGAGCTAAGAATGCTTAAGGAGCACGGCAGTCGTCAGCGCTACTACCATGAAGCTATTGGGGTCAATAGTCGTTTAGATGCCCTCCAGGCAGCCGTCCTGCAAGTGAAATTGCGTTACCTGGAGCAATGGAATCAAGCAAGGCAAATTTTGGCCCAAAATTACGACCGTCTTCTGGCCCCTTTACCGGGTATTATTTTGCCCACAGCCTTGGCGGGAGGAATCCACGTCTGGAACCAATACACCATCCGGGTTTTGAGCGATACATCTTCCCCCTCCCATCGTCGGGACCGCGTCCGAGAGCAACTGTTGGCGCAGGGCATTATCTCGATGATCTACTATCCCATTCCTCTTCATCAACAACACGTGTACGGTGAGCTGGGCTACGGTGCAGGTACCCTGCCACACACAGAACAAGTCGCCACGGAAGTTCTTTCCCTACCCCTCTTTCCCGAGATGACCGTAGCAGAGCAGGAGCGAGTTGTCTATGCCCTCAAGGAAATCCTATAG
- a CDS encoding ATP-binding protein — MGQGKKINGLLLLLILAGYLGNYFTVPLYFGVEFIFGSVATLVILSHYGWFLGVFSTVLVGAHTIVLWHHPYAWFVLILEAIFVGWQLRRHPGNLVLIDSIFWVVLGLPLVYILYHFLLGMPPVAAELVALKQAVNGIFNSLVATALLRQILPYLFPSSRFSQTQLSLAQTLFNLLVTFIFLPLLLVTILQGQQAFQTMETEIITELQALAVPLQTNVQYWYNQHVNGAKTFAAGITPLLLEPTNRSLSTKITLDHFTQSFKQAFPGFSTLYVANAQGKIISSRPQRNEVGESLVGKVRQDQVSALQNIPHQQPLISPLHQDGAQLSPHIGITIPIRQGRQLLGFIYGSLDIQPIQQFLVLNPQLKHLEVLVLDDQNQIISSNKRGLKTIRQLNLESNGSLRRLPGGIQHWLPNLSVSPMTRWRQSYYYDRSPLSGEALWQLVVRISPATQIDLLQQISVKNLGILMVVTVIGFATAAMISRRLAQPLLQLAGLSTNILYQLEHPENRFAQLNSPVREIAVLASNFEKMVQVLQNQFRQLRQARDTLEQRVEQRTQELALAKEKAESANRTKSEFLANISHEIRTPMNAILGFCDLLQEQIHDPTAQSYLQAISASGKTLMALINDILDLSKIEAGKLVPNYEAVDVAQVVGEVYTIFAPIAEQKQLQLGTRMGSGIPSLLEFDGIRLRQMLFNVVGNALKFTEQGQVTIQVEVTPCSEPEFRQLLLQVTDTGIGIASEDQERIFDVFTQSEGQSNRKYGGSGLGLTITRRLIEMLGGRIELHSSLGQGSTFRLIFPQVKVLKAIRDDLDDAGADSNLAQFAPATILIVDDVASNRFLLQGFFLGTAHRILEAENGLEALAILKNQSVDVILLDLLMPVMDGKTLIERLRQNPATASIPIVVVTASQVQGIDCLVQKHCQGQLSKPVTRTALVAVFKSLLPRSAQTTNPGVSVASLALPLMDYAYFPPELLGHLAEAEGQWEKLRHHLIVRDLRAFAQNLRQWGEDFQCLPLLQYVQSLEAALAQFDSENIEKILALFPEIYQALAGGNK; from the coding sequence ATGGGCCAAGGGAAGAAAATCAATGGATTATTATTGCTTCTCATCCTGGCGGGCTATCTGGGGAATTATTTCACTGTTCCTCTCTATTTTGGGGTGGAATTTATTTTTGGCAGTGTGGCCACCCTAGTCATTCTCAGTCACTACGGTTGGTTTTTGGGGGTATTCAGTACTGTACTGGTGGGTGCCCATACTATTGTCCTGTGGCATCATCCCTATGCTTGGTTTGTCCTCATCTTAGAGGCTATTTTTGTCGGCTGGCAATTGCGTCGTCATCCCGGCAATCTAGTTCTCATCGATAGTATTTTTTGGGTGGTGCTGGGCCTGCCCCTAGTTTATATTCTCTATCATTTTCTGCTGGGAATGCCCCCCGTCGCGGCGGAGTTGGTGGCCTTAAAACAGGCGGTTAATGGTATTTTTAACAGCCTCGTGGCGACGGCCCTACTTCGTCAAATTCTACCCTATCTTTTTCCTTCTTCCCGATTTTCCCAGACCCAGCTATCCCTGGCCCAGACCCTCTTTAATCTGTTGGTCACGTTCATTTTTTTACCGCTATTGTTGGTGACTATTCTCCAGGGCCAACAGGCCTTTCAAACCATGGAGACTGAAATCATAACAGAACTCCAGGCCTTGGCAGTGCCCCTACAGACAAATGTGCAGTATTGGTATAACCAGCATGTGAATGGGGCCAAAACCTTTGCCGCTGGCATAACCCCCTTACTTCTAGAGCCGACCAATCGGTCTTTGTCCACAAAGATCACCCTAGACCACTTCACCCAATCCTTTAAGCAGGCCTTTCCTGGGTTTTCCACCCTCTACGTGGCTAATGCCCAGGGCAAAATTATCAGTAGCCGCCCCCAACGCAATGAGGTTGGCGAATCTTTGGTGGGAAAAGTGCGACAGGATCAGGTGTCGGCCCTGCAAAATATTCCCCATCAGCAACCGTTGATTTCTCCCCTCCATCAAGATGGGGCCCAACTGTCCCCCCACATCGGCATCACCATCCCCATTCGCCAAGGCCGACAACTGCTGGGTTTTATCTACGGTTCCTTGGATATCCAGCCTATTCAACAGTTTCTGGTGTTAAATCCCCAGCTTAAACACCTCGAAGTCCTCGTTCTAGATGACCAGAATCAAATTATTTCTTCTAATAAAAGAGGCCTGAAAACCATCCGGCAATTGAACCTAGAGAGCAATGGCAGTCTGCGGCGACTCCCTGGAGGGATTCAGCATTGGCTTCCCAATCTTTCTGTATCGCCCATGACCCGCTGGCGTCAGTCCTACTACTACGATCGTTCCCCTTTGTCGGGGGAAGCCCTCTGGCAATTGGTGGTGCGGATTAGCCCCGCTACGCAAATTGATCTGCTCCAACAGATCTCCGTCAAAAATCTGGGTATTTTGATGGTTGTGACCGTGATTGGTTTTGCTACCGCTGCGATGATTAGTCGTCGTTTGGCCCAGCCCCTCCTCCAGCTTGCGGGCCTGTCCACCAATATTCTTTATCAATTGGAACATCCTGAAAATCGCTTTGCCCAACTCAATAGTCCTGTGCGGGAAATTGCCGTCCTGGCCAGTAATTTTGAGAAGATGGTGCAGGTTTTGCAGAATCAATTTCGCCAACTCCGCCAGGCCCGAGATACCCTAGAACAACGAGTAGAACAAAGAACCCAGGAGCTAGCGCTAGCGAAGGAAAAGGCAGAGTCCGCTAACCGTACCAAAAGTGAGTTTTTAGCCAATATTAGCCATGAAATTCGCACGCCCATGAATGCCATTTTGGGTTTTTGTGACCTGCTCCAGGAACAAATCCATGACCCGACGGCTCAGTCCTATCTTCAAGCCATTAGCGCTAGCGGTAAGACCCTGATGGCTTTGATTAATGACATCCTAGACCTGTCTAAAATTGAAGCGGGGAAACTCGTTCCTAATTACGAGGCGGTGGATGTGGCCCAGGTAGTGGGTGAAGTCTATACGATCTTTGCCCCTATCGCTGAACAAAAACAACTACAGCTAGGTACTCGAATGGGAAGTGGAATCCCCTCCTTGCTAGAGTTTGACGGGATTCGACTACGGCAGATGTTATTTAATGTGGTGGGGAATGCCCTCAAGTTTACGGAGCAGGGCCAGGTCACGATTCAGGTGGAGGTTACCCCGTGCTCCGAGCCTGAGTTTCGACAGTTATTGCTGCAGGTGACCGATACGGGAATTGGCATTGCTTCGGAGGATCAAGAACGCATTTTTGATGTCTTTACCCAAAGTGAGGGCCAGAGTAACCGGAAATACGGGGGTTCCGGTTTGGGACTGACCATTACCCGCCGCCTGATCGAAATGTTGGGAGGACGCATTGAATTACACAGCAGTCTGGGCCAAGGCAGTACTTTTCGGCTTATTTTCCCCCAGGTTAAAGTCCTCAAGGCCATAAGGGATGACCTAGACGATGCTGGTGCAGACAGCAATCTGGCCCAGTTCGCCCCTGCCACTATCCTGATTGTTGATGATGTGGCTTCCAATCGTTTTCTACTCCAGGGTTTTTTCCTGGGAACGGCCCATCGCATTCTGGAGGCAGAAAATGGCCTAGAGGCCTTAGCGATCCTCAAAAATCAGTCAGTAGACGTTATTTTGCTCGATCTACTGATGCCGGTAATGGACGGCAAAACCTTGATCGAGAGACTACGCCAAAACCCGGCCACCGCGTCTATCCCAATTGTGGTGGTGACCGCTTCCCAAGTCCAGGGGATCGATTGTTTAGTTCAAAAACACTGTCAAGGTCAATTGAGTAAGCCCGTTACCCGCACGGCCCTGGTGGCGGTCTTCAAGTCACTCCTACCCCGTTCAGCACAAACGACAAACCCCGGAGTGAGTGTTGCTTCCCTCGCTCTGCCGTTAATGGACTATGCTTATTTTCCTCCCGAACTTCTTGGCCATTTGGCTGAGGCGGAAGGCCAATGGGAAAAGTTACGTCATCATTTGATTGTGCGCGACCTACGGGCCTTTGCCCAAAACCTGCGGCAGTGGGGAGAAGATTTCCAGTGCCTGCCCCTACTCCAGTACGTTCAATCGCTCGAAGCGGCCCTGGCCCAGTTTGATAGTGAAAATATTGAGAAAATTTTGGCCCTGTTTCCAGAAATTTACCAAGCCCTAGCAGGGGGAAACAAATAG